From Quercus lobata isolate SW786 chromosome 1, ValleyOak3.0 Primary Assembly, whole genome shotgun sequence, one genomic window encodes:
- the LOC115985293 gene encoding protein OCTOPUS: MTSHSHSHSQPRCIRVSRCHRHPSKPITGFCASCLRERLASIDSATRHEIPIPTASSSSAALRRTKSYSASSSAAVSDPPRRKSCDVRSRNTLSDLFSIHDHNHDAVPGGFEVEELGFQLREEDENEEQQEEDEDDEEEEEEEIRVSEAPNVQEDENVELKTMKEFIDLEWQTKKRNGGMDFRHIVWEAASVFTKKLSKWRRKQSKKNTKNDCDTVDADINRRARPWRETQSEIGDYGFGRRSCDMDPRFSVDAAAARYSFDEPRASWDGYVIGAKAFPNPNPRQLSPLVSVVEDVNQSRLSLDLTSPPPPGGSAQTKDYYSEMSRPTRRRSFDRSNSLCNKEVDDLKLISNAKVSPTTTELFYGAKLLIADQNLRDTNGSEIVDSGSKDSVVSQSGFDKLGKWHKVRNIFNFKPHRRRNESNCGNGNGNEEKYVEGNVVDRSSFGESWQKLRRVANGEANGNGSVSQKLIRSYSVSCRNPCKVAGLFNHAETKSNGVKRREEVILQHSRSARYSPNNLDHNGLLRFYLTPLRSYRRSKSGKSKLRSSSSIARTVL, from the coding sequence ATGACATCCCATTCCCATTCCCATTCCCAACCTCGATGTATCCGCGTTTCCAGGTGTCACCGCCACCCCTCCAAACCCATCACCGGCTTCTGCGCCTCGTGCCTCCGCGAGCGCCTCGCTTCCATCGACTCCGCCACCCGCCACGAGATCCCCATCCCAACCGCCTCCTCCTCCTCCGCCGCCCTCCGCCGCACCAAATCTTACTCCGCCTCCTCCTCCGCCGCCGTCTCCGACCCTCCCCGCCGTAAATCCTGCGACGTCAGGTCTCGCAACACTCTCTCCGACCTCTTCAGTATCCACGACCACAACCACGACGCGGTTCCGGGAGGCTTCGAGGTCGAGGAATTAGGGTTTCAGCTGAGGGAAGAGGACGAAAATGAAGAACAgcaagaagaagatgaagatgacgaagaagaagaagaagaagaaattagggtttctgAAGCTCCGAATGTTCAAGAAGACGAGAATGTGGAGTTGAAGACGATGAAAGAGTTCATAGATCTCGAATGGCAGACCAAGAAGCGCAATGGAGGAATGGACTTCAGGCACATTGTCTGGGAAGCAGCTTCAGTGTTCACCAAGAAATTGAGCAAATGGCGCCGAAAGCAGAGCAAGAAGAACACTAAGAACGACTGCGACACCGTCGATGCCGATATCAACCGCCGCGCGCGGCCGTGGAGGGAGACGCAATCGGAGATAGGGGACTACGGTTTTGGGAGGAGATCTTGTGACATGGACCCAAGGTTTTCCGTCGATGCCGCGGCGGCACGGTACTCGTTCGACGAGCCTAGAGCTTCCTGGGATGGTTATGTGATCGGAGCAAAGGCATTTCCGAATCCAAATCCGAGGCAGCTTTCGCCTCTGGTTTCGGTTGTTGAGGATGTTAATCAGAGTCGATTATCGTTGGATTTAACGAGTCCTCCTCCTCCTGGAGGTTCAGCTCAGACAAAAGATTACTATTCGGAAATGTCAAGGCCTACGAGGAGGAGGAGCTTTGATCGCTCCAATTCACTTTGTAATAAAGAAGTAGATGACTTGAAATTGATATCCAACGCTAAGGTTTCGCCCACCACCACGGAGTTATTCTATGGGGCTAAGTTGCTGATTGCAGACCAGAATTTGAGGGACACCAATGGTTCTGAGATTGTCGATTCGGGCTCTAAGGACTCTGTTGTTAGTCAGAGCGGTTTCGACAAGTTGGGCAAGTGGCATAAGGTGCggaatattttcaatttcaagcCTCATAGGCGGCGAAACGAATCGAATTGTGGGAATGGGAATGGGAATGAAGAAAAGTATGTTGAAGGAAATGTGGTTGATCGTTCCTCCTTTGGTGAGTCTTGGCAGAAACTTAGGAGGGTAGCCAATGGAGAAGCAAATGGAAATGGGTCTGTGAGCCAAAAGCTTATCCGGAGCTATAGTGTGAGCTGTAGAAACCCGTGCAAGGTGGCTGGATTGTTCAATCATGCTGAGACAAAATCCAATGGtgtcaagagaagagaagaggtAATACTGCAACACAGCCGGAGCGCGAGATATTCGCCAAACAACCTTGATCATAATGGCCTGTTGAGGTTCTATTTGACACCGTTAAGAAGCTACCGCAGAAGTAAATCGGGAAAGAGTAAGCTAAGGAGCTCGAGTTCTATAGCCAGGACTGTCTTGTGA
- the LOC115985304 gene encoding acyl-coenzyme A thioesterase 13-like gives MEKAREFLELSSEESESVSRLIIHPHRVGHEPSFYDDFALRGIRVDRVEPGLVSCTFKVPRRLTDRTGKLASGAIANLVDEVGAAVVHVEGLPMNVSVDMSISFLSTAKLDDELELTSRVLGRKGGYSGTVVLIRNKATGELIAEGRHSLFGKHASKL, from the exons ATGGAGAAGGCTAGAGAGTTTCTGGAACTGAGTTCGGAAGAATCGGAGAGCGTGTCGCGACTCATAATCCACCCTCACCGAGTCGGCCACGAACCGAGTTTCTACGACGACTTTGCCCTCCGAGGAATCCGAGTCGACCGGGTCGAACCCGGCTTAGTGTCCTGTACTTTCAAAGTCCCTCGTCGCCTCACC GATAGGACTGGAAAGTTGGCTTCAGGTGCAATTGCAAACCTTGTTGATGAAGTTGGTGCTGCCGTTGTCCATGTCGAGGGTCTCCCCATGAATGTTTCAGTGGACATGTCAATCTCGTTTCTTTCAACCGCGAAGCTTGAT GATGAGTTAGAGCTTACCTCAAGGGTTTTAGGACGAAAAGGTGGTTACTCTGGAACAGTCGTGCTTATAAGGAACAAAGCAACAGGGGAGCTTATTGCTGAAGGCCGGCATTCATTGTTTGGTAAACATGCCAGCAAACTCTAA